In the genome of Aigarchaeota archaeon, the window TGATTTAAGGGAAAGGGTAGCAAGGCTAGAAGCTAAAGTAGACGAAATGTCAAAAAGACTTGACGCTCTCTCTAACTATGCGAAGGAACTTTATCAGTACATTCAGAAGCTCAGTAGACCGCTCGTCTAAGCTGGTGGCGGTGGGGGTGGAGGCGGAGGCGGTGCTTTTCCAAAGAAGGCCTTAACGTGTGGACGCGTTAAGTAGTATATTATGATCACGTTGATGATTATGCCCACTATTCCTCCAGGAAGACTGAAAAGGTTGATTATTATGCCTATGATTGACAATATTAATGCAACGGTCCAGGCCCACCCTTTTCCGGTCCAAAGGCCATAGGCTACCACAAAAGAAATCAAGCCCAGAATAATGATTATGACTGCAAGTGCGATAAATATTGGACCGAAAACCCAACCTACGTAAGGAATGACGCCTGCCATCATTCCGGCTGCACCGATAATTGCCCCGATACCGATGAGAATTAGTCCGGCTATAATTTCAAGTATCGCTAAAACCGTTACACCGAAAGGCCTTTCAATTTGCATAAATTTTATATGGCTTTACGACATTTAAGCCTTTCGATCATCACGTCTCTATGAACTCAGCAGTATCTGTCGAATCTTCGTAAACTATAATGGAATCCCATCCCGGGTTAAGTATTAAGGTGCCGTTAAACCTCTCGCATCTACGCTTATGCGTATGTCCATGAATGACGACGTCGTACATACCGCTCCTTACGAGCGCTTCCACGAGCTCAGGATATTCGCCATGAATTACGGCAACTTTCTTACCGCTTAAGCTAAGCGAGGCGAACCTACCTTCTAGACTGGAGCCCATATCCCTCAAAGTTTTCTCCAGTAGAAGCAGATCACCGTCGTTATTACCGAGTACCGATATGACCCTCAACCCTTTAAACTCTCTAACAGAAAAAGGTGCTACCCAGTCTCCGCAATGGATTACAAGACCAACGTTTCGCTCCTTAAAGATCTGAACCGCCCTCTTTATTCTATCTAGGTTGTCGTGAGTGTCGGATATTATACCTATTAACAATTTCGTTCACCACATTATCTTTCCGCACAACGATCAGCGGTAAAAGTTTTCCCCATATAAATCATATCGTTCTTGAATGTGTGCCGCACGGTTTCTCTGCATCTTTTTTACAACGGATCGTGACCTTGTTGATTGACTTGAACTCATCCTTCAGGTCTAATTCTAGGTCTCATAGATAACGCACAGAGTTTTGAAATCAATCAATAAATATTCGTAGAGGCCTAATTGTAACTCAGAATGGATGAGGAACCAAAAAAGAGAATCGTGTTGCTTGTCACTGCCCTCGGGTCTTTTCTCACACCATTCATCGGTTCATCTATAAACGTCGCCCTGCCGTCTATGGCGAAAGAGTTTACAATGGATGTTATCCTCATGAGCTGGGTCGCCATGTCGTTTCTTCTAGCGACCGCCGCATTCCTCGTACCATTTGGAAGAGTTGCGGACCTTTACGGAAGAAAGAAGATCTTTACTTATGGCTTAATAATCTACACGGTTTTTTCGTTCCTTTCAGCCACATCCACTTCCCCCATTCTGATAATTCTATACCGGGCGTTTCAAGGTGTCGGGGGTGCAATGATCTTTGCTACCGCCGCGGCAATATTGACTTCAGCGTTCCCCGTTGGTGAAAGGGGGAAAGCACTCGGTATAAACGCAGCCTCAATCTACCTAGGACTTTCGCTAGGTCCGTCCCTAGGTGGCTTGATGACCCAAAACCTCGGTTGGAGGAGTCTCTTTATATTGAACACAATCATCGGTCTAATAGTCATACTCATCGTTTTTTGGAAGCTAGACAGCGAGTGGGCCGAAGCAAAGGGTGAAAGATTCGACCTGACCGGTTCTATAGCTTACGGGCTAGCACTCATCGCCCTTATGTACGGTATCTCCCTGCTTCCTTACGAGCTAGGGTTGCTTTTTATCACCTTAGGTGTTTTAGGCCTCGTAGCGTTCGTTATTTTGGAATCCAAAACAGAGAGTCCCGTGCTAAACATAAACCTCTTCAGAAAAAACGTGACGTTCACGTTTTCTAATCTGGCAGCGTTGATAAACTACAGCGCAACATTTGCCGTCGGCTACCTGCTGAGCATTTACCTGCAGAACGTGAAGGGGCTCACTCCTCAAGATGCTGGGATGTTATTGCTCATACAACCTGCTATGATGGCAGTCTTTTCACCGGTGGCTGGCAGGCTCTCGGACAAGATCGAGCCAAGGGTTCTCGCATCCATAGGCATGGCATTAACCGCCGCATCGCTCTTCATATTTACCTCCCTCAGCGAGCAAACAGAAATAAGCTTCATAGCGGTAAATCTGCTCCTGATAGGACTTGGTTTTGGGCTCTTTTCATCTCCTAATACTAATGCTGTCATGAGCTCCGTCGATAAGAGGCTCTATGGAATTGCATCCGCTACGCTTGCGACCATGAGGTCCGTTGGACAGATGCTAAGCATGGGCATAGTGACCGTGATATTTGCCATCTACATGGGTAGGGTCCAAATCACTCCCGAGTCCTATTCGATTCTTATGAAGAGCATGGATCTAGCATTCATCGTTTTCTCTGTGCTCTGCTTCATCGGCATTTTTGCATCGTTGGCAAGGGGCAAGTTACGCACGTAGCGTTGCACCGTAATGAACAAGTTATTTCATAAATCGTTGATTCGATGATAAGATTCTATTCGAGATCATATTAATCAGACGATAAAGTATTCAAAACGCTTAAATAAGGTTCTAATAAAGTATTTTTTGAGTCTTATGAATTCTGAAAAAGGTGTATCTAGAAGGGCGGTTGTTGGAACGATAGCTGCCGGCATTGTCGGATTAATTGTAGGAGGTGTTGTCGGAAGCCAAGCCTTTCCGAGAGAGAAGAAAGTCACAGAAACTGTGACGACCACAACCACAACCACAACTGAGAAGACGGTCATAGTTGGGCCTCCAGAGCCACCGTTCGAAGAGCATGATATAGTCATAGTAGGTGCAGGAATGGCCGGCCTTACTGCGGCCATAGCTGCTTACGAGGCTGGTGTCAAGGATATCGTCATATTAGAAAAAGGCCCGACGGTTTATAGCTGCAACAGCTCAGTCAGCGGAGGTGCGTTCTATATCTCTACACCAGAGTTTCCGCCACAAGACTACTTTAAGGCTGTGATGAGGATCACTTACAACAAAGCGGTTCCGGAGTTGATAGAGGTTCTTGCGGAGAAATCCTACGAAACCGTGCTGGAATGGTTACCTAAGGTTGCTGGTGTGAAGTTCCTTCCGAAGGATAAGTGGTTAGCAGCAAATGCTCCAGGGGTAGAGGGTGGTGGACCTGCTCTGATAGGATATATGGTAAACGCCGTGAAAGCAAGAGGTATCCCGATATTGTTAGAAACGAAGGTCGTAGCACTCCTCGTAGGTCTTAAAGGAGAGGTCTTGGGTGTGAGGGCTCTAACAAAGGACGGGTATAAAGACTTCAGAGCGAAGGCTACGATACTCGCATGCGGTGGCTTCCAGGCTAACCAAGAGATGCTCGTAAACTACGTATCGCCTAAAGTTGCTTACAATGCGATACTCAGGGGTCTTCCATACAATACTGGCGACGGGCATGTCATGGTTTCTGCGTTAAGGGCAAAGTTGGTCTTCATGGACCAGTACCATGGAGCAACGGTCCAGCCCGAGACGTATGCTAACCCAGGAGGGTTCTTCTCACCAGGCATAATAGTAAACAAGCACGGTAAGAGGTTTATTGACGAAGGAGTTGCGACCTACGTTGAGGCTGGAAAGGCAGCTCTTGATCAGCCTGAAGGCCTGGCCTACATCATATTGGACGCCAACGGGCTCAAAAGGGTCAGCCCATGGTGGATGAACTATTTCCTCGTGCAGTATAAGGGCAAGCTTACAGAGGCAAACAGCATAGAGGAACTCGCTAATAAACTTGGTATAAGCGTCGAAGGATTAAGCAAGACCGTCGAGGAATTTAATAGAGCCGTTAGGGATGGATACACAGAGGGCATAACGCCTCCAAAGAGTAAGAACGCCTACAGGATAGAGACTCCGCCGTTCTATGGCATAAACTATGTTTGCGGAATAACTCTAACGTTTGGAGGCCCGTTGACCGATAAATATGGACGCGTGTTGGATTTGGAAGGCACACCAATACCGAGACTCTATGCCGTTGGTGAACTGACTGGCGGCTTTTTCTTTGAGAACTATCCTGGTGGTGGAAGCCTAGCTAGGTGTGCGGTCTTCGGAAGGATAGCAGGGGAGCATGCTGCATCCGTCGTTAAGAGTTAGCCAAATTTTTTACTTTCTATTTTTTTTATCAAACTGAAGAAAAATTAAACCGAGATCGAGAAGTGTTTTGAAATTTTGGCGCCGGGGGCGGGATTTGAACCCGCGCGGCCATAGGCCACCGGTTTAGCAGACCGGCCCCTTCGGCAGACCTACCGGGCTAGGGCACCCCGGCCGCACGTATCTTTCTCTGACAACTTCTCGCATTTTTCGTAAACTCTCTGTTTCATAAGCTTTACTAGAACCCTGTCGGCTTGCTTATAGAAACCTGAGCCTTAATTCGACCTCGCCGAGCTCGTTTCCAAGAAAACCTGGTCTCCTAGACTCGATCATCTCCTTGTCAGCCTTCCTAGCGACGTCTTTACCACCCTTCTATAGCTTTTTTCGGGGCAAGATTTTCTTTTTCTATTATAGAATTTACCATATCGTTAAACTTGCTGCTCAACTCTATTATCTGCGACTCATTGAGATGCTCGGTGTCGTACCCTAACCTCGACGCAGGGGCCGTACCTTCTGCGAAGCACTTATAAGTTTCGTAGAAGTCGATGAAGCGTTTGAACTTTAGCCTTATGCCATACTTTTTCGGTACGAGGAACCTGGGTGAGCATGGTTCTAGGAACAGCGGGCTACACGACGCGGCGACCACGTTACGGTATGTCCGGATCGTCTTCTCGCCGAGTTTCATGGTTTTCTTAAATTCCTCGACCGTCTCGCCGCTCAACCCTGCTGCAAAGTACAGCTCAGCTGGAACCATCTCCTCCTCAAGCATCTCCAACCATTTCAGGAAAGACTGGTTATCGTAGTAGAACCCTTTATTCTGAAACCTAACGGTGTCCGAGCCGGTCTCAGGCGAGATCGTGAGCGTCGTGTACAACGGGTTGAACGCCCTCTTTAAATTTTGAACGAAGTTCCTGTCCGTCAAAGACCAGACGAGGAACTGAGAGCTTATGTCTATCCTTTCTTTCCTAACGAGCTCAAAGAGTCTATAGTAAAACTTCCTCTCGACGTAAGGGTCAAAATCTATATAAGCGCACGATATGCCTAGCTCTTCGAACACCCTAAGATCCTCGGCCACTTTCTCTGGCGACCTGAAGATCGGCTGTTGTCTCCCGAATATCTTCGCGTGGGCCAATTTCGCGCCGCCACAGTAAGAGCAATTTACGGAGCACCCGCGCCCGATCATTAACCAACCTTGGGTCTTGAGCTTCGGTGAGAGCACGTCATTCTCGTGTATGAGCCTGATGTAAAGGTCCCAATCTTCTAGAAGCTTTAGGTTAGAGAATGTCAGCTTATCCAAGTCTACGCCGCTTGCTAAGTATGCCTTCCTGCTCCTCTTTACCGTAGAGTCCTTTCTATATACTAGGTTTGGTACATCGCCTACATCCGATCTGCTCGCTAGCACCCTCGTCAGCTCTAGCATGGGAAGCTCCGCATCGCCGACTATGACGTAGTCCACACAGTCGAAAGATCCTAGTATCTCTTCTGCAAAGAAGGATGCCGTCATCCCACCAAGCACAACTTTTGCGTCACTACACTGCTTTACAGAATCCGCCAGCTTGATAGCATCATAAGAGTGACAGTACCAGTGAAGGTCTATGCCGACGAGCATAGGTCTGAATTTTTTTACTACGTCCTCAACACTGTAGCTTGGGTTGATCATCCGCTTAATCCCTGTATGAATTATCCTCGTGGAGTAACCGTTCCTTTCTAACAGGTCTGCCAATGCGAGCATTCCCATGGGCATCGCTACGTACCTTATCGCCTCGCCCCCGGACACTAGCACGCATGTAGACGGGTGGAGAAAAAGCACATCGACGTCGCTCAATCAGACCAACTCTTTGCTCAGGATTGTTGTACAACAAATAGTCCTGAACCCTGCTCCTGACAACGTATGCTTAACCTCATCTGAGCGGTCTTGAATGCCTGCTATCTCAATTCTCCTGAAACCTTTCAGACCCTCTGAATACATAAGCTTCTTCAAGGATGTCAGGAGAACATCCGTATCCTTTGCGAACCATTCGACGATCTTTAAGCCGTCGAAAGGATGCTTACCAAGTATCCTTTGGTATAGTTGTGGTACGGGTGTACCATACTTTCTAACGAACTCCAACAGGTCTGGCTTTATAAGAAAGGCCGCTTCAGGCATACCGTCTTTAAAGACGGCTTCGGAAATTTGAAGATCGTCGAACGGTTTCACATAATGCTCCGGCGTCGGTAAGGTCCAAGACTTGTAAGGAAACGAGCTCCTATGAGTAAAGATTTCTTTAAACTTTTCAGGACTCACGTCTTGCAGAGACAATGGTTGCTCGTCACCATATGGAAGATCAACACCATATGTCCAAACCTTCGCGTGCTCTCCATATCCCATGAGCTTCAGTTGTTTAACGAGCGTGTCGTGATCGCAGGTTATCTTACTAAGATCGTAAGATATGCAGGAGTAGGAGGTAGGGTAGGAGACGTACTTGTCCATTAGCTGGTGTAACTCAACATCGATACCGTCCAAACAGGCTTCTCTTGCAAAATCCTCGACATTCCCCATAAAGAATTCAAAATCTTCATGACCGATGCCGGCGAAGGTTATCGGTTGCGTTACAAAGAACCTTTTTCCGTTAACACTCTGATAGATGAAGCAGAAAGAGAACAAAACCTCCTCGAAACACTCTCGCGTTCTATTCAACTTAACGAGGGTTAGCGGGTAAAACCTCCAAAGCCACTTACCGACATGCATGAGGCCGCTTGGTATGAAGCCCGTATGGAAATACCTTAACCCCACGCCGGAATATACTAAAGGCACACTAGAAAAAAGCCTCGGTGACATTCTGACCTCTATCTTAAGCTCCATTCTAAGTAACAGAAAATCCGTTTAGAATATAAAAATTCAACCTAGCTCGTGCGGCTACTCAGGTCATTTCGTGCTTTAAGACATGCTTCGCGGCTATCTCAGCGGCCTTAGCCATCACATCGGCACACTTGTCCATCGCCCCAGATTCAACAAAAACCTTTAAATCCTCAGGATTCCTTAAGTCATAGACCCTACCGAAAAGCCTCATGTGTATGTCTCTACACCTGATGCTACCGTAAGTTTGCTTAAACTCGTCGCATACCACGGTCGCTAAGTCCATGCATCTCGAGTAATCCTCTGACTCGCTCGTCCTCTCCAGCCTTTTTCTACCATGAAGCATTCCGACGAACATTAGCGCTCCGAGCAATGCGCCGCATACCTCTCCGCTCCTTGCCACACCTCCAGCAAGCGGCGACGCTGCCATGAAGACGTTTTGGTCTACCACACCAAAGGTTTCTTGAAGGGCCTTCAAGGTCATCTGCGAGCATCCGCCAAACTCTCCACCAAGTATCTTAGCGAGCTTCGCGGCCCTGTTAACCAGCCTGTTCGCTTTCTGGTACATAAAGGCATAAGTATGAACGGTCAATATAAGATTAATGTCAAAAAACTTGCCAGTGATTCTCCAACCTCTTGATCGTGTCGAGTATCTCCTCGTCAAGCGGCCTGTGCTTTCTCCTCCGTTTTCTACCGAAGAGGTACGGTCCTACGTTTATGAAGGCCTTCTCGGCCAGCTCATCGCCTTCTCCAGAAGAGAACCTCCTCCAGGCATCCGGGAAGTGTTGAAAGGATTCAGGAAACGTCCAGTCGATGCTAAAATCGGATAGGTTTTCCGGCAAGACACAAATGGCTACACGGTCAACCTCCCTATGGAGCGAAAGGGGTGCAGTGAAGACCCTCTGAATGTCAATTATCGCTTCGACGACGACATTATCTTCTGGATTGATCTTACTCGTGATAAACTGCGTCACGGAATACGCTATATCGACCGGATCTATCCTCCTTCTTATCTCTTCGCTGAAAGCTTTCTCGTGAATATGAACATGCGCCCCCCTTCCGCTCCATTTAAAGAAGACAGAGTTGACGATACCGTATTTCTCCAACAAACCGATAACTTCCATAGCTTTCCTAATAACACTTCTCCAGTCCCCATCCTTAGAATCTATATCTAAAGTTGGAGAAGATGCAACGATGTTCTCTCTATCTATGAGACTCCATCTCGACTCTAAAGTTCGGTACACGTGTGCCGATGCGTAGATTGACCTAGGCTTGTACCTTGTGTATTCCAAGAGTAAACGTTGAACATCCTCTTCCGAAGATATCTTCAACGGTCTTTTGTTCGCATCGTATCTGAGCATGATCTTGTTTCCTTTTTTGTCAACCTCTTCGCAATGCAATGCAACCCAGCGATTAGAGCAGTATTCCGCTATCTCGCGCTTAACGTCATTTCGGGAGTAGTGCTTCATTATGTCCTCCCATTTCATTCAAAAGGCCTCCTCCGTCTTCTTCTTTGCTTCGAGTATTTTCCTTACGACTTCTGGTGGAAGCTTATAGTCTTCTGCCCTCATCTCTACTCTCCGCAAAACTACCATGCCGACGCCGGGCTTAATGTCGATTTCATGTAAATACCTGCTGTGGTTTGTCTGTCTCATCTTTTCGACTATCACGAACCTCTTTAGTTCACCCCCTCTCAGAAGCCTCCTGAATCTGATTATTCCGTCCGCTACATGTTCGATTCCCCAGCCAAAGCTTTCTGCAGTCGTTATCGCGTACTGGCTGACCGCTAAGATTGTGAAGTTCCACTTTGATAGAACCTTCTTCATGAAGTAGCTGTATCTTCTAGCCATGGCTGGTTTGTCAAGCCAAAAGGCCGATAGACTGTCTATCACGACCCTTGCCCTACCGTAGCCGAGTTCCTTCTTCGCCTCGATTATCTTGCTGACGAGCGCTTCTAGGTCGAGGTTTTGAAGGCTCCATTTGTCTTCCCTACCCATCAGCGCGTCTATTACTATAAGCTTTCCATCGTTCATTCCTTCTACGAACTTCATGTTGAACTGCGATGCCTGTCTTATTATCGACTCTCTGCTCTCTTCGGTCGTGACGTAAATGCACTTATCCCCTTCGATTATTCCTTGGTTAATGAAGTGAATAGAGAATATCGTCTTTCCACAACCAGGTTCTCCCGTTACGGCTACGAAGAACTCTTCTGGAACTCCGCCTTCTAATAACTCGTCCATCCCTGCGACGCCTGTCTTTAACCTTCTGCTTTCGCTCATCAACCCAAGGTAAGGATCATGTAGAACGAGATAAAGGTTGAATGGTTCATGTTATCCCTAATTATCAAAAAAGGTAACACGACATCCTTTGGCTTTAGCTATATACTTATATTTTTAGGTTCAGAGCTCTCTCTAAAGGTGCGGAAGATTGTCAGATGACAAAAGACCGATAGACCCATGGAGCTCAACGCTCCCAGCAGACTATGAAACCTTGATGGCAGAGTTTGGTATAGAGCCGGTGACCGACGAGCTTATTTCTAACTTTCCGTTAACCCATAGGCTCCTGAGAAGGAAGGTCGAGTTTGGCCACAGGGATCTTTCGAGGATCGTGGACAACATAAGAAAGAACGAGGCATACGCGGTGATGAGCGGAATAAAGCCGACGGGCGAATTCCATCTTGGTACGATGATGACCGCGGAGGAGATCATATTCTATCAGAGCCTCTCGAGCAAATCGGTGGCTCATTACTGCATAGCAGACCTCGAGGCGCTCGCAGACAACGGCATACCCCTTGAAGAATCGCATGAGATAGCCGTAGGAAATGTCGCAGACCTGCTTGCACTTGGTTTGGACTATAAGAGAGCCTACATATACAAACAATCCGAAGAAAAGTCGGTCCAGAAGATGGCTTTTGTCTTCTCGACGGCCGTAACTTTCAACATGCTAGAGGCAATTTACGGCCCTAAGCAGATCAAGTACTATCTATCCGCCCTGATACAGGTCGGAGACATAATGTTACCGCAGACCGAGGAACATGGCGGCCCTAAACCAGTCCTCGTACCGGTGGGTATAGACCAAGACCCGCATATCAGGCTCTCTAGGGACATCGCCAAGAAGTTTAAGTTCATACCACCAAGCGCCGTGTTCCATAAGCTGACTAGGTCGCTATTGGGCGAAGAGAAGATGTCTAAGAGGAACCCGATGAGCATGATGACTTTATCGGACGATCCGGAGCTAGCTAGGAGAAAAGTCTGGTCAGCCCTTACCGGAGGTAGGGGCACGGTCGAGGAGCAGCGAAGGCTTGGCGGTGAGCCCGAGAAGTGCGTCGTTTTTGAGCTCATGACGAACCATTTCATCGACGATGATGATGAATTGAGGAAGATCTATTGGGAGTGCAGGACGGGTATCAGGTTGTGCGGAGACTGCAAGTCTCAGCTCGCGGACATAGTCTCGAGTTTCTTGATGAAGCACCAACAAAAAAGAGAAGATTTCATGGACCTCGCGAGAAGCATATTGGAGGGAAACGAGTGAACGAAGAAGGTCTTGATCTTCTGTTCCAGGCTGGAAGGATAGCGGCTCGTGTAAAAGAAAGGGCTTACGGCTTGGTAAAGGAAGGCGTTAGGCTGGTAGAGATATGCGAAGCCGTCGAAACTATGATAGTGTCTGAAGGCGGAAAGCCTGCATTCCCTTGCAACGTTTGTATTGATGAGGTAGCGGCCCACTACTCGCCGTTACCGAACGACCAATCCACAGTACCTCCGAACGCGCTCGTGAAAATAGACCTAGGCGTGCACCTTGACGGCTACATAGTCGATACTGCCATAAGCGTATCGCTCTCGAAGGAAAAGCAGATGCTCGTAGCTGCGGCAGAGGAAGCATTGCGCGCTGCTGTGAAATTCATCAGAGCGGGTACAAGGTTGGGCGAGATAGGTGCCGTGATCCAGAACACAATACAAAAGGCTGGGTTTAAACCCATCAGGAACCTAACGGGCCATGAGATCTCGAGGTACAACCTCCATGGTGGAGTATCCATACCGAATATCGCGATACCGGACCTGAGGAGGGTAGTCAAAGGGGCCGTCTATGCGATAGAGCCTTTCGTGAGCCTTGCGA includes:
- a CDS encoding KaiC domain-containing protein, which gives rise to MSESRRLKTGVAGMDELLEGGVPEEFFVAVTGEPGCGKTIFSIHFINQGIIEGDKCIYVTTEESRESIIRQASQFNMKFVEGMNDGKLIVIDALMGREDKWSLQNLDLEALVSKIIEAKKELGYGRARVVIDSLSAFWLDKPAMARRYSYFMKKVLSKWNFTILAVSQYAITTAESFGWGIEHVADGIIRFRRLLRGGELKRFVIVEKMRQTNHSRYLHEIDIKPGVGMVVLRRVEMRAEDYKLPPEVVRKILEAKKKTEEAF
- a CDS encoding metallophosphoesterase, with amino-acid sequence MLIGIISDTHDNLDRIKRAVQIFKERNVGLVIHCGDWVAPFSVREFKGLRVISVLGNNDGDLLLLEKTLRDMGSSLEGRFASLSLSGKKVAVIHGEYPELVEALVRSGMYDVVIHGHTHKRRCERFNGTLILNPGWDSIIVYEDSTDTAEFIET
- a CDS encoding radical SAM protein, with protein sequence MSDVDVLFLHPSTCVLVSGGEAIRYVAMPMGMLALADLLERNGYSTRIIHTGIKRMINPSYSVEDVVKKFRPMLVGIDLHWYCHSYDAIKLADSVKQCSDAKVVLGGMTASFFAEEILGSFDCVDYVIVGDAELPMLELTRVLASRSDVGDVPNLVYRKDSTVKRSRKAYLASGVDLDKLTFSNLKLLEDWDLYIRLIHENDVLSPKLKTQGWLMIGRGCSVNCSYCGGAKLAHAKIFGRQQPIFRSPEKVAEDLRVFEELGISCAYIDFDPYVERKFYYRLFELVRKERIDISSQFLVWSLTDRNFVQNLKRAFNPLYTTLTISPETGSDTVRFQNKGFYYDNQSFLKWLEMLEEEMVPAELYFAAGLSGETVEEFKKTMKLGEKTIRTYRNVVAASCSPLFLEPCSPRFLVPKKYGIRLKFKRFIDFYETYKCFAEGTAPASRLGYDTEHLNESQIIELSSKFNDMVNSIIEKENLAPKKAIEGW
- the trpS gene encoding tryptophan--tRNA ligase → MSDDKRPIDPWSSTLPADYETLMAEFGIEPVTDELISNFPLTHRLLRRKVEFGHRDLSRIVDNIRKNEAYAVMSGIKPTGEFHLGTMMTAEEIIFYQSLSSKSVAHYCIADLEALADNGIPLEESHEIAVGNVADLLALGLDYKRAYIYKQSEEKSVQKMAFVFSTAVTFNMLEAIYGPKQIKYYLSALIQVGDIMLPQTEEHGGPKPVLVPVGIDQDPHIRLSRDIAKKFKFIPPSAVFHKLTRSLLGEEKMSKRNPMSMMTLSDDPELARRKVWSALTGGRGTVEEQRRLGGEPEKCVVFELMTNHFIDDDDELRKIYWECRTGIRLCGDCKSQLADIVSSFLMKHQQKREDFMDLARSILEGNE
- a CDS encoding FAD-dependent oxidoreductase, which encodes MNSEKGVSRRAVVGTIAAGIVGLIVGGVVGSQAFPREKKVTETVTTTTTTTTEKTVIVGPPEPPFEEHDIVIVGAGMAGLTAAIAAYEAGVKDIVILEKGPTVYSCNSSVSGGAFYISTPEFPPQDYFKAVMRITYNKAVPELIEVLAEKSYETVLEWLPKVAGVKFLPKDKWLAANAPGVEGGGPALIGYMVNAVKARGIPILLETKVVALLVGLKGEVLGVRALTKDGYKDFRAKATILACGGFQANQEMLVNYVSPKVAYNAILRGLPYNTGDGHVMVSALRAKLVFMDQYHGATVQPETYANPGGFFSPGIIVNKHGKRFIDEGVATYVEAGKAALDQPEGLAYIILDANGLKRVSPWWMNYFLVQYKGKLTEANSIEELANKLGISVEGLSKTVEEFNRAVRDGYTEGITPPKSKNAYRIETPPFYGINYVCGITLTFGGPLTDKYGRVLDLEGTPIPRLYAVGELTGGFFFENYPGGGSLARCAVFGRIAGEHAASVVKS
- the map gene encoding type II methionyl aminopeptidase → MNEEGLDLLFQAGRIAARVKERAYGLVKEGVRLVEICEAVETMIVSEGGKPAFPCNVCIDEVAAHYSPLPNDQSTVPPNALVKIDLGVHLDGYIVDTAISVSLSKEKQMLVAAAEEALRAAVKFIRAGTRLGEIGAVIQNTIQKAGFKPIRNLTGHEISRYNLHGGVSIPNIAIPDLRRVVKGAVYAIEPFVSLANAAGEVVNADASTIFRLDIKKVPIAKLKPDERALIEYIEGNFRGLPYSPRWLCASSVSDPLNVHERLVKAGRIHRYPVLVEKKRQPVAQAECTVYVEEDGCRVLT
- a CDS encoding C-GCAxxG-C-C family protein: MYQKANRLVNRAAKLAKILGGEFGGCSQMTLKALQETFGVVDQNVFMAASPLAGGVARSGEVCGALLGALMFVGMLHGRKRLERTSESEDYSRCMDLATVVCDEFKQTYGSIRCRDIHMRLFGRVYDLRNPEDLKVFVESGAMDKCADVMAKAAEIAAKHVLKHEMT
- a CDS encoding MFS transporter; amino-acid sequence: MDEEPKKRIVLLVTALGSFLTPFIGSSINVALPSMAKEFTMDVILMSWVAMSFLLATAAFLVPFGRVADLYGRKKIFTYGLIIYTVFSFLSATSTSPILIILYRAFQGVGGAMIFATAAAILTSAFPVGERGKALGINAASIYLGLSLGPSLGGLMTQNLGWRSLFILNTIIGLIVILIVFWKLDSEWAEAKGERFDLTGSIAYGLALIALMYGISLLPYELGLLFITLGVLGLVAFVILESKTESPVLNINLFRKNVTFTFSNLAALINYSATFAVGYLLSIYLQNVKGLTPQDAGMLLLIQPAMMAVFSPVAGRLSDKIEPRVLASIGMALTAASLFIFTSLSEQTEISFIAVNLLLIGLGFGLFSSPNTNAVMSSVDKRLYGIASATLATMRSVGQMLSMGIVTVIFAIYMGRVQITPESYSILMKSMDLAFIVFSVLCFIGIFASLARGKLRT